Proteins encoded within one genomic window of Salipaludibacillus agaradhaerens:
- a CDS encoding Ppx/GppA family phosphatase encodes MKAQKVAIIDMGSNSVRFVIYDINNYACYEEILNLKVVARLSSHINDHGAMTPEGIEVVLNTLNKFEVVAKKYNITSIRGVATAAIRNATNSKDIMSAIHKHSSFSVEILSEEEEAYYGFLAVTNSTHLPKGITIDIGGGSTEVTYFEDRKAIHLHSFPFGALTLKKQFIETDSPSESEWVTLRSYLQQQFSTLPWLKDKKAPVIGIGGSARNLGLIHQNIVNYPLSGLHQYEMTSEDVFSIQGKLSSLSLKEREKVDGLSKDRADIILPAIAAIEELILYTGSTSFIVSNKGLRDGLFYEKLLETIDVSHFPNVTHESFYQLAVTYQLDSTYQKRLSVLSSYLATELINNKLITLSETDLTHLHWASHVFYIGNTIHPESKSQHTFYLLTNQSINGLTHMERLAIAFMASFRSRSQLKLYARPFRHWVTKEELKKYELMGALLKLCYGLNISKRDVVKRIQIDFHTETMIGLSIYYDGDPYFEEFHASKYKKHLERCLKRTISIQFIQN; translated from the coding sequence ATGAAAGCACAAAAGGTCGCAATCATAGATATGGGCTCCAACTCTGTAAGATTTGTCATTTATGACATAAACAACTATGCATGCTATGAGGAAATATTGAATTTAAAAGTGGTAGCCCGATTAAGCTCACATATTAATGACCATGGGGCTATGACACCTGAAGGTATAGAAGTGGTATTAAATACATTAAATAAGTTTGAAGTAGTTGCAAAAAAATATAATATAACGTCAATACGTGGGGTAGCTACTGCAGCCATTCGAAATGCCACCAATAGTAAAGACATTATGTCAGCTATCCATAAGCACAGCAGCTTTTCAGTAGAAATTCTTTCTGAAGAAGAAGAAGCATATTATGGGTTCTTAGCTGTGACAAACTCAACCCATTTACCTAAAGGAATTACAATTGATATTGGGGGTGGTAGTACTGAGGTAACTTATTTTGAAGACCGTAAAGCCATTCATTTACACAGTTTTCCATTTGGAGCTCTCACTTTAAAAAAACAGTTTATAGAAACAGACAGCCCGTCAGAAAGTGAATGGGTAACATTAAGGTCTTACCTTCAACAGCAGTTTTCTACGCTCCCATGGTTAAAAGATAAAAAAGCACCAGTTATCGGAATAGGCGGCTCTGCTAGAAATCTCGGCCTCATTCATCAAAACATTGTGAATTATCCTTTATCAGGTCTTCACCAATACGAAATGACGTCTGAAGATGTTTTCTCGATTCAAGGTAAACTATCGTCTTTATCGTTAAAAGAGCGAGAAAAGGTGGATGGCTTATCAAAAGATAGAGCTGATATTATTTTGCCTGCTATAGCCGCTATCGAAGAACTAATTCTCTATACGGGGAGTACTAGCTTTATCGTCAGTAATAAAGGATTAAGAGATGGCCTTTTTTACGAGAAATTATTGGAAACCATTGATGTTAGTCACTTTCCAAATGTAACGCACGAAAGCTTTTATCAGCTGGCTGTGACGTATCAATTGGATAGTACTTATCAAAAGAGATTGTCTGTCTTATCCTCTTATCTTGCTACAGAACTAATAAATAATAAACTAATAACACTATCAGAAACCGATTTAACACATCTTCACTGGGCTTCGCATGTGTTTTACATCGGTAATACGATCCATCCTGAATCTAAAAGCCAGCATACATTTTATTTGTTGACTAATCAGTCAATCAATGGACTCACTCACATGGAGCGGCTAGCAATAGCATTTATGGCTTCATTTAGATCTCGTTCACAACTAAAACTTTATGCCAGGCCTTTCCGCCACTGGGTTACAAAAGAAGAATTAAAAAAGTATGAATTAATGGGAGCTCTTCTAAAACTTTGCTATGGATTAAACATTTCTAAACGAGATGTTGTGAAAAGGATACAAATTGACTTTCATACAGAGACAATGATTGGACTCTCAATATACTATGATGGTGACCCTTATTTTGAAGAATTTCACGCTAGTAAATATAAAAAACATTTAGAAAGATGCTTAAAAAGGACGATATCAATCCAATTCATTCAAAATTAA
- a CDS encoding RNA degradosome polyphosphate kinase has protein sequence MTKMIKSVLLDDPAYYNNRELSWLSFNERVLQEAMDKNNPLLERLKFMAIFSSNLDEFFMVRVAGLKDQVKAGFNKPENKAGLTPKQQLNKIAERSHHLVKEQYHLYTQILQPLLEKEGIYFLTMTDLNDTQYDMLANHFHNYILPVLTPMAIDAYRPFPMLLNKSLNLAILLGNESNNDQEQKLAIVQVPSVLKRTIILPTDSHYSSFIFLEDVISHFINDLFQGYSVMAVSPFRITRNADLTIHEEDARDLLAEIEKELKKRKWGSAVRLEIQANQMDENLLSFLMGVLELSEDDVYSVEGPLDFSFFTSFYENMAQDWEHLVNDAYIPQPPADLRHKNDLFQAILEKDIFLHHPYESFQPVVDLITHAAKDPDVLAIKQTLYRVSGDSPIIQALTEAADAGKQVTVLVELKARFDEEKNIQWAKRLEKSGVHVIYGITGLKTHSKITLIIRHDNDTIQRFVHLGTGNYNDSTAKFYTDMGLLTSRASMGEDATNFFNYLSGFTCKPKWHDIVISPVDMRDKFLTLIEQEITYHSQHGNGRIIAKMNSLTDKPIIVKLYEASKEGVKIDLIVRGICCLKPGIPHVSENITVRSIVDRFLEHSRIFYFHHNGEEALFLSSADWMTRNMDKRIEILFPIYSIEIKDRIINVLTLTLKDNVKARLQHTDGTYHYLPRHENEPLIQSQRLFYEEAAMFFEDD, from the coding sequence ATGACTAAAATGATCAAGTCGGTGTTATTAGATGACCCTGCATACTATAACAATCGAGAATTAAGTTGGCTCAGCTTTAACGAACGGGTACTCCAAGAAGCAATGGATAAAAATAACCCTTTGTTAGAGCGTCTAAAGTTTATGGCCATTTTCAGCTCAAATCTCGACGAGTTTTTTATGGTTCGAGTAGCAGGTTTGAAGGATCAGGTTAAAGCTGGTTTTAATAAACCTGAGAATAAGGCTGGCTTAACTCCAAAACAGCAATTAAACAAAATTGCGGAACGAAGTCATCATCTCGTTAAGGAACAATATCATTTATATACCCAGATACTCCAACCGCTATTAGAAAAAGAGGGAATATATTTTCTCACCATGACTGACTTGAACGATACTCAATATGACATGCTAGCAAATCATTTCCACAACTATATTTTACCTGTTTTAACACCGATGGCTATCGACGCTTATCGCCCCTTCCCCATGTTACTAAATAAAAGTTTAAACTTGGCTATTTTGCTAGGAAATGAGTCGAACAATGACCAAGAACAAAAGCTTGCTATCGTTCAAGTACCATCAGTTCTGAAACGTACGATCATCTTACCAACAGACAGCCATTATTCCTCTTTTATTTTTCTTGAAGATGTTATTAGTCATTTTATAAATGACTTGTTTCAAGGTTATTCAGTGATGGCCGTCTCCCCTTTTAGAATTACCCGTAATGCCGACTTAACGATTCATGAAGAAGACGCTCGAGATTTGTTGGCTGAAATTGAAAAGGAATTGAAAAAAAGAAAATGGGGTAGTGCTGTCCGTTTAGAAATACAAGCAAATCAAATGGATGAGAACCTTCTGTCTTTTTTAATGGGGGTTCTAGAATTGAGTGAAGATGACGTTTATAGCGTAGAGGGGCCTCTAGATTTTTCGTTTTTCACAAGCTTCTACGAAAATATGGCGCAGGATTGGGAACACCTCGTAAATGACGCCTACATCCCACAGCCACCAGCTGATTTAAGGCATAAAAACGATCTTTTTCAAGCTATACTTGAAAAAGACATCTTTCTCCATCATCCCTATGAGTCTTTTCAACCAGTTGTTGATTTGATCACACATGCCGCTAAAGATCCAGATGTACTTGCAATTAAACAAACATTATACAGGGTCAGTGGAGATTCCCCGATCATCCAAGCATTAACTGAAGCAGCCGATGCTGGTAAACAAGTCACTGTTCTCGTAGAGCTTAAAGCGCGATTTGATGAGGAGAAAAATATTCAATGGGCGAAGCGATTAGAGAAGTCAGGGGTTCATGTCATCTATGGGATTACCGGCCTTAAAACTCATAGTAAAATAACCTTAATTATTAGACATGATAATGACACCATTCAACGATTTGTTCACCTCGGAACAGGCAATTATAATGACAGCACAGCAAAATTTTACACCGACATGGGGTTATTGACCTCTAGAGCAAGTATGGGAGAAGATGCAACAAATTTTTTTAATTACCTTAGTGGCTTTACGTGTAAGCCAAAATGGCATGATATTGTCATTTCTCCAGTAGACATGCGAGATAAATTTCTAACTCTAATTGAACAGGAAATAACTTACCATTCACAACATGGCAACGGGCGGATAATTGCCAAGATGAACTCTCTCACAGATAAACCGATTATTGTTAAGTTATATGAAGCAAGTAAAGAGGGTGTCAAAATCGATTTGATTGTTAGAGGCATCTGCTGTTTAAAACCCGGCATTCCTCATGTGAGTGAGAATATAACAGTTCGAAGTATTGTTGATCGTTTCCTTGAACATAGTAGGATCTTTTACTTTCACCATAATGGTGAAGAAGCTCTTTTTTTATCCTCGGCAGATTGGATGACACGAAATATGGATAAACGAATCGAGATTCTATTTCCAATTTACTCTATAGAAATAAAAGATCGTATAATAAATGTATTAACTCTAACCTTAAAAGACAATGTGAAAGCCCGACTGCAACATACAGATGGTACTTATCACTATCTACCTCGTCATGAAAATGAGCCACTGATTCAAAGTCAACGACTTTTTTATGAGGAAGCAGCCATGTTTTTTGAAGACGACTAG
- a CDS encoding metal ABC transporter permease, with product MENIESFLYQLANYPYLQTALYTSILVGIICGVIGCFIIMRGMALMGDAISHAVLPGVVLAYMLGVNFFIGAVIAGVLTALAIGFISQNSRIKEDSAIGIMFTAMFAVGVIMITSLNGSGVDLQHILFGNVLAVSRTNLYSTLGIGIFVIAAVVIFYRPLLLSTFDETMAKASGLPVKWIHYLLMLLLSFVTVASLQTVGIILVVAMLITPGATAYLLTERFSIMLILAALIGVVSGIVGLYLSVIYNVSSGGSIVVTASGIFAVAFLFSPKQGLVFKLLRKPKEEDQQAA from the coding sequence ATGGAAAACATAGAATCTTTTCTCTACCAATTAGCAAACTATCCGTATTTACAAACCGCCTTATATACGTCAATTTTAGTTGGTATCATTTGTGGCGTCATCGGTTGTTTTATCATTATGAGGGGAATGGCTTTAATGGGAGACGCTATTTCCCACGCTGTTCTTCCCGGTGTAGTTCTCGCATATATGCTCGGTGTTAATTTTTTCATTGGTGCTGTTATTGCAGGGGTTCTAACGGCTCTTGCTATCGGTTTTATTTCGCAAAATAGTCGAATTAAAGAGGATTCAGCTATAGGGATTATGTTCACAGCTATGTTTGCTGTGGGGGTTATTATGATAACTAGTTTAAATGGCTCTGGAGTGGATCTTCAACATATTTTATTTGGTAATGTATTGGCTGTTTCTCGCACAAACCTTTATTCAACGTTAGGTATAGGGATTTTTGTCATTGCAGCTGTTGTAATATTTTACAGACCTCTTTTGCTTAGTACGTTCGATGAAACAATGGCGAAAGCTTCAGGACTTCCTGTAAAGTGGATACATTATTTACTTATGCTTTTATTGTCATTTGTAACAGTGGCATCGTTGCAAACAGTCGGTATTATTCTTGTTGTTGCTATGTTAATTACACCGGGAGCCACTGCCTATTTGTTAACAGAAAGGTTTTCTATCATGTTGATATTAGCAGCGCTAATTGGTGTTGTTTCTGGCATAGTAGGCCTGTACTTATCCGTTATATACAATGTGTCATCAGGAGGCTCAATCGTTGTGACAGCCTCAGGTATTTTTGCGGTAGCCTTTCTATTCTCCCCGAAGCAAGGACTCGTGTTTAAGCTTTTGCGTAAACCTAAGGAAGAAGATCAACAAGCTGCCTAA